The following coding sequences are from one Halorubrum sp. BOL3-1 window:
- a CDS encoding redoxin domain-containing protein yields MPNVGDDAPGFSGSIADDDIAPFDLGDHLGDEPVVLAFFPAAFSNTCTGEMEALRDGFDRDNCTLFGVSTDLPHALVAYRAQYDLPFALVGDPDHNAIEAYDAVEEFEGYGVETVAQRAVFVIDADGTVTYRWLADDARQEPDYDALDEAVADATA; encoded by the coding sequence ATGCCAAACGTCGGTGACGACGCCCCCGGGTTCTCCGGATCGATCGCGGACGACGACATCGCGCCGTTCGACCTCGGGGACCACCTCGGTGACGAGCCGGTCGTGCTCGCCTTCTTCCCCGCCGCATTCTCGAACACCTGTACCGGCGAGATGGAGGCGCTCCGCGACGGGTTCGACCGCGACAACTGTACCCTGTTCGGCGTGAGCACCGACCTCCCGCACGCGCTCGTCGCGTACCGCGCCCAGTACGACCTCCCGTTCGCGCTCGTGGGCGACCCGGACCACAACGCGATCGAGGCGTACGACGCGGTCGAGGAGTTCGAAGGCTACGGCGTCGAGACGGTGGCGCAGCGAGCCGTGTTCGTGATCGACGCGGACGGGACGGTGACGTACCGCTGGCTCGCGGACGACGCCAGACAGGAGCCGGACTACGACGCGCTCGACGAGGCGGTGGCGGACGCGACCGCCTGA
- a CDS encoding DUF1405 domain-containing protein, translating into MSRSERFSRLRRLRRPAVRRRVRAAIAEELLGTPRSLAVVCALTASMLAVGTWYYVPTADEVPALLWPLYADSAVAVALGGSVLLRLVPAVRRGDRVIDVPVSRASTYLQTVAFVWLVQFGVWPLVSLNLAFGEYVAAPDAWIYYWGVIGTHLLFVGLALLFPVFGRTTRGALATALALGVANVVVDYWIGYHPPLLYEPGPGLASATLAIAVGSVALASHSFRRLDGDA; encoded by the coding sequence GTGTCACGCTCCGAACGATTCTCGCGACTCCGACGGCTCCGGCGGCCTGCGGTCAGGCGGCGGGTCCGCGCGGCGATCGCGGAGGAGCTGCTCGGGACGCCGCGGAGCCTCGCCGTCGTCTGTGCGCTCACCGCGTCCATGCTCGCGGTGGGAACCTGGTACTACGTGCCGACCGCGGACGAGGTTCCGGCCCTCCTCTGGCCGCTGTACGCGGACTCGGCGGTCGCGGTCGCGCTCGGCGGGAGCGTTCTTTTACGGCTCGTTCCGGCGGTGCGTCGCGGCGATCGCGTGATCGACGTCCCGGTCTCGCGAGCGTCGACGTACCTCCAGACGGTCGCGTTCGTCTGGCTGGTCCAGTTCGGCGTCTGGCCGCTGGTCTCTCTCAACCTCGCGTTCGGTGAGTACGTCGCCGCCCCCGACGCCTGGATCTACTACTGGGGCGTGATCGGGACGCACTTACTTTTCGTCGGCTTGGCGCTGCTGTTCCCGGTGTTCGGCCGGACGACCCGCGGCGCGCTCGCGACGGCCCTGGCGCTCGGCGTCGCGAACGTCGTCGTCGACTACTGGATCGGCTACCACCCGCCGCTGTTGTACGAGCCGGGTCCCGGACTGGCGTCCGCGACGCTCGCGATCGCGGTCGGATCGGTCGCGCTCGCGTCGCACTCGTTCCGGCGACTGGACGGGGACGCGTAG
- a CDS encoding twin-arginine translocase TatA/TatE family subunit, whose translation MVSVIPLFGGLPVGPELLIILLVLVLLFGANKIPKLARSTGQAMGEFKKGREEIEDELKEMNDDETESTLDDEDDEFDDLESETEKETSA comes from the coding sequence ATGGTAAGTGTGATTCCACTGTTCGGCGGTCTTCCGGTGGGGCCGGAGCTCCTCATCATCCTGCTCGTGCTGGTCCTGCTGTTCGGGGCGAACAAGATCCCGAAGCTCGCTCGGTCGACGGGACAAGCGATGGGCGAGTTCAAGAAGGGCCGCGAGGAGATCGAAGATGAACTGAAAGAGATGAACGACGACGAGACAGAGTCAACGCTCGACGACGAGGACGACGAGTTCGACGACCTCGAAAGCGAGACCGAAAAGGAAACCAGCGCGTAA